Proteins encoded within one genomic window of Candidatus Kryptoniota bacterium:
- a CDS encoding carboxypeptidase codes for MYKSILVVLVISLSAMTGFAQQGEQKHDSTQAGIPKPVQVVTHHTITINGEQIPYTATAGTFLLKNDRDSAIALIGFVAYTKDGVSSKDDRPITFAYNGGPGSSSIWLHMGALGPKKVVIDDPEATPPPPYKMEDNPYSILDVTDLVMVDPVGTGFSRPVGKAKGSDFWGVDQDIKLVSQFIFQYIGANNRWNSPKFLLGESYGTTRSAGVADYLFENMGIEVNGVILVSTILNFLPDDFTNVNDLPYVLYLPTYAAISWYHHVLPVQVSDLDSFLVAVRQFAKGEYADALFEGASIDSSKLKDVVDKLNEYTGISKSYWLKANLRVNEPQFTEELLRSRGVTVGRLDSRYQGPTPDLLGEYSEYDPQSSTISPVFVTDFMNYLHTDLNFPTDQTYHPDAYDNKDFRWDWKPQGRSEWMGYPDVTRKLADVMQKDPYLNVLVLNGYFDLATPFFETEYTMDHLGSNIPGIKDRIHMKYFQAGHMMYINSESLPVFKSTVAEFIKSMVHPKK; via the coding sequence ATGTATAAGTCGATTCTCGTGGTCCTCGTGATTTCTCTTTCTGCCATGACGGGGTTCGCCCAGCAGGGAGAACAGAAACATGATTCCACTCAAGCTGGAATACCAAAACCTGTCCAGGTTGTGACACACCATACCATTACCATCAACGGTGAACAAATCCCATATACTGCCACGGCGGGAACGTTCCTCCTGAAAAATGACAGGGACAGCGCAATCGCGTTGATCGGGTTCGTTGCTTATACAAAAGATGGCGTCAGCTCAAAGGACGACCGGCCGATAACGTTTGCGTACAACGGCGGCCCGGGTTCATCCTCGATTTGGCTTCATATGGGCGCGCTCGGGCCGAAAAAAGTAGTGATCGATGATCCGGAAGCGACTCCGCCACCTCCGTACAAAATGGAAGACAACCCGTATTCGATTCTCGACGTGACGGACCTGGTCATGGTGGATCCCGTCGGGACAGGTTTCAGCAGGCCTGTGGGGAAAGCGAAAGGCTCCGACTTCTGGGGCGTCGACCAGGACATTAAGTTGGTCAGCCAGTTTATTTTTCAATATATCGGTGCGAACAATAGATGGAATTCACCGAAGTTTCTTCTGGGCGAGAGCTACGGAACTACGAGGTCTGCGGGAGTGGCCGACTACCTGTTCGAAAACATGGGCATCGAGGTGAACGGTGTCATTCTCGTGTCGACCATCTTAAACTTTTTGCCGGACGATTTCACGAATGTCAACGATTTGCCGTACGTACTTTATCTCCCGACATACGCGGCAATATCATGGTACCATCATGTACTTCCCGTGCAAGTCTCTGATCTCGATTCTTTTCTTGTGGCAGTTCGGCAATTCGCAAAAGGAGAATATGCGGATGCGCTCTTCGAGGGCGCTTCAATCGACAGCTCGAAACTCAAAGACGTCGTCGACAAACTCAATGAATATACCGGCATCTCCAAGTCGTACTGGTTGAAAGCGAATCTGAGGGTGAACGAGCCGCAGTTCACGGAGGAGCTGCTTCGCAGCCGCGGAGTGACGGTCGGAAGGTTGGATTCCCGTTACCAGGGTCCGACTCCCGATCTTCTCGGCGAATATTCCGAGTACGACCCGCAGAGCAGTACGATCAGCCCCGTATTCGTGACCGACTTCATGAATTATTTGCATACGGATCTCAACTTCCCGACAGACCAGACATATCACCCGGACGCCTACGACAACAAGGATTTTAGATGGGACTGGAAACCGCAAGGGAGGTCGGAATGGATGGGGTATCCGGATGTGACCAGGAAGCTGGCAGATGTAATGCAGAAAGACCCATACTTAAATGTTCTAGTCCTGAACGGCTACTTCGATCTCGCGACGCCGTTCTTTGAGACCGAGTACACCATGGATCACCTCGGAAGCAACATCCCGGGCATCAAGGACAGGATTCACATGAAATACTTCCAGGCAGGCCACATGATGTATATCAATTCCGAATCCCTGCCGGTTTTCAAATCGACCGTCGCGGAATTCATAAAGAGCATGGTACACCCGAAGAAGTGA
- a CDS encoding UvrD-helicase domain-containing protein codes for MVGLTERQREALELEKHISVTANAGSGKTRVLVERYVEAVGGGVDIENILCLTFTDKAALELRQKVIERISSEISVPGQKPGNSERARLLRRASRKMLEANISTIHSFCSQILREFPVEAGIDANFKVLEEFDAATLKEESCDEAIRSKLVEERTNTEEQDRKAHNFLVRIGYKKTMELLQLLLAGREKIEHLEIAKKPLLLDEDEIRKSWTGIASEVVKIVREFVDLARNDGFGDAVISLENAISVKNVGVAEILKPLSDLLEILLTKDGTVRKKVKMKSGVAGIPDSAAGLLDLAYSPFRKSSGGTVKTSPAEYLGMLKVMMQLYEVSASNYSRKKYAMGALDFDDLQIFMVRLLRSNEAVKEMLASRFSHIMVDEFQDTNFLQYDIFRSILRDFSGAAKLFVVGDPKQSIYRFRNAQVEVSRKTENDLVGLPDGKSVSLTESFRMNTGIASFVNEMFSGVMSSSGDYGIMPPRTGYDALVPKRTEGKADPVEIFIPEEYSSEDETEEAPERALALKADELQAAFTASRIRTMVDSKEKRKDVKSSEGLKEIKFGDVAILLRSRVRLALLEEALTRYRVPYIVSSGIGFYSSQEVYDLTAYLSFLLDNNSDISLLTVLRSPFFGISENELFEMSFCGGRTLLERLKSFAQSEKGTEETKYAVAVLDEEIDLAHRLTIPQLLDRILGRTGWLGAYLQSPTGGQRIANLRKLMGIAREFEGRGFNNLYDFVERIKYLKVNAREGQAAFEENVDAVKIMTVHAAKGLEFPVVFIPFCDSRTNRGDDLIINDNVGVLPVISGEFPPEMNIYRRLEDLSEQAETARLFYVACTRAMDKVVLTTKRRKSAPKPGIGCFGDIIAKRMDFSKIPGDSYYDLPGVRVKIQTGLPEVKVSVPRGKTATRRLGELFLGPVPAEIDGEMYSATLLQTFKLCPTKYFLRYLLGMPVPGAKAGSADDFDFSDTIKSTLKGEIIHEVLQLILSGGKSGDDAIKSASEISIKSRIAEEEGVGLDELVGTVSENVHNAIQTLGQIINGGEKFYEQTITRKFGSDFLTGTLDLLVKDEKGYHIYDYKTNRLDRPASEIFSDYDVQMKFYVTLCASLAPEQDEFDATIIFTREPGKYLTKKYTRTEIGEFEKEMEGMIREIKKIESPSGFIPGGLEKSLPVRTPHCQECDYYSGKSCLLGKGARG; via the coding sequence ATGGTAGGACTGACAGAGAGGCAAAGGGAAGCGCTCGAGTTAGAGAAGCACATTTCGGTAACCGCGAACGCCGGCTCTGGCAAGACGCGAGTCCTCGTCGAGCGGTACGTGGAAGCTGTCGGCGGCGGTGTCGACATCGAAAACATTCTTTGTCTCACGTTCACGGATAAGGCGGCGCTCGAGCTCCGGCAGAAAGTAATCGAGAGGATATCCTCCGAGATTTCCGTCCCCGGGCAGAAACCGGGAAACTCCGAACGCGCCCGTCTCCTGCGGCGGGCATCTCGAAAGATGCTCGAAGCAAACATAAGTACGATCCATTCGTTCTGCTCCCAAATCTTGAGAGAGTTTCCGGTAGAAGCGGGGATAGACGCAAATTTCAAAGTCCTCGAGGAATTCGACGCCGCCACACTCAAAGAAGAATCTTGCGATGAGGCCATTCGAAGCAAGCTGGTTGAGGAGCGCACAAATACTGAGGAGCAGGACCGGAAGGCGCACAACTTCCTTGTCCGCATCGGTTACAAGAAAACGATGGAGCTTCTTCAATTGCTCCTGGCGGGAAGAGAAAAGATCGAACATCTCGAGATTGCGAAAAAACCTCTGCTGCTGGATGAAGACGAGATTCGCAAAAGCTGGACCGGAATAGCAAGTGAAGTAGTGAAGATAGTCAGAGAATTCGTAGACCTCGCGAGAAATGACGGATTCGGGGATGCGGTTATTTCACTTGAGAATGCAATCTCCGTAAAGAATGTGGGTGTCGCGGAAATTCTCAAGCCGCTTTCCGATCTCCTCGAAATACTTCTCACGAAGGATGGCACTGTCAGGAAAAAAGTGAAAATGAAATCCGGTGTCGCTGGAATTCCGGATAGTGCGGCGGGACTACTCGATCTCGCGTATTCGCCGTTCAGAAAGAGTTCCGGCGGCACAGTAAAGACCTCTCCCGCGGAATATCTCGGAATGCTGAAAGTCATGATGCAGTTGTATGAAGTGAGCGCGTCAAACTACTCGCGGAAGAAATACGCGATGGGAGCTCTCGACTTCGACGACCTCCAAATCTTCATGGTGCGGTTGCTCCGTTCAAATGAGGCGGTGAAAGAGATGCTCGCGTCGAGATTCTCTCACATAATGGTCGACGAATTCCAGGACACGAATTTTTTGCAGTACGATATTTTCAGGAGCATACTGAGAGATTTTTCAGGCGCCGCGAAACTGTTCGTGGTAGGCGACCCGAAACAATCGATATATCGTTTCAGGAACGCGCAGGTCGAAGTCTCCAGGAAAACCGAAAACGATCTTGTCGGGTTGCCCGACGGCAAGAGCGTCTCGCTCACAGAAAGCTTTCGGATGAATACCGGCATCGCTTCATTCGTGAACGAAATGTTCTCGGGCGTAATGAGTTCATCAGGTGATTACGGTATCATGCCTCCTCGGACCGGTTACGATGCTCTGGTCCCGAAGCGCACGGAGGGGAAGGCGGATCCCGTCGAGATCTTCATACCTGAGGAGTATTCATCCGAGGACGAAACCGAAGAAGCACCAGAGAGGGCGTTGGCTCTCAAAGCGGATGAGTTGCAGGCTGCGTTTACTGCTTCTCGTATAAGGACAATGGTCGACTCGAAAGAAAAGCGCAAGGACGTGAAGTCTTCAGAAGGACTGAAGGAGATAAAGTTTGGCGACGTCGCCATTCTCTTGAGGTCGCGTGTGCGACTCGCGCTCCTCGAAGAAGCGCTGACCAGGTACAGAGTGCCGTATATCGTGAGCTCGGGGATCGGGTTCTATTCGTCCCAGGAAGTCTACGACCTGACCGCTTATCTCTCTTTCCTCCTCGACAACAATTCCGACATTTCACTTCTGACCGTTCTCAGGTCTCCTTTCTTCGGCATTTCAGAAAATGAATTATTTGAAATGTCCTTCTGCGGCGGAAGGACGCTCTTAGAGCGGTTAAAAAGTTTTGCGCAATCGGAAAAAGGGACGGAAGAAACGAAGTACGCGGTCGCAGTTCTGGACGAAGAGATCGACCTGGCTCACCGGCTTACAATACCCCAGCTTCTTGACAGGATCCTCGGGCGAACCGGCTGGCTCGGAGCGTATTTGCAGTCGCCTACAGGCGGACAGCGGATTGCAAACCTCAGGAAACTCATGGGTATTGCGCGCGAGTTCGAAGGACGCGGGTTCAATAATCTTTATGACTTCGTCGAACGCATAAAATATCTCAAGGTAAACGCGCGCGAAGGGCAGGCGGCATTTGAAGAGAACGTGGACGCTGTGAAGATCATGACGGTCCACGCCGCGAAGGGACTCGAGTTTCCAGTTGTGTTCATCCCCTTCTGCGATTCGCGTACAAACCGCGGAGACGATCTAATCATTAACGATAATGTCGGTGTACTGCCGGTCATCTCAGGGGAATTCCCGCCCGAGATGAATATTTACAGGCGGCTCGAGGACCTGAGCGAGCAGGCGGAGACCGCAAGACTTTTCTATGTGGCATGCACTCGGGCGATGGACAAGGTCGTTCTCACAACGAAGCGGAGGAAGAGCGCTCCAAAGCCGGGCATCGGATGCTTCGGCGACATAATCGCGAAGAGAATGGATTTCTCAAAAATTCCGGGCGACAGTTACTACGATCTCCCGGGGGTGCGCGTGAAGATACAGACCGGGCTCCCTGAGGTAAAAGTGTCAGTCCCGCGCGGGAAGACCGCGACCCGTCGGCTTGGAGAACTGTTCCTTGGTCCAGTTCCCGCGGAGATAGACGGCGAGATGTATTCGGCGACGCTCCTCCAGACGTTCAAGTTATGTCCAACGAAATATTTCCTCAGGTATCTCCTGGGAATGCCCGTTCCGGGAGCGAAAGCCGGATCGGCCGACGACTTTGACTTCAGCGATACGATCAAGTCGACGTTAAAGGGCGAGATCATACACGAAGTCCTCCAGCTGATTTTGTCGGGCGGGAAATCCGGAGACGATGCCATAAAATCTGCATCGGAGATTTCGATCAAATCCCGCATTGCGGAAGAAGAGGGTGTCGGGTTGGACGAGCTCGTCGGGACGGTGAGTGAAAACGTTCATAATGCGATTCAGACACTCGGTCAAATCATAAATGGCGGAGAGAAATTTTACGAGCAGACCATAACTAGAAAGTTCGGGAGTGATTTTCTTACGGGGACACTCGATTTGTTGGTTAAGGATGAAAAAGGATATCACATTTACGATTACAAGACAAACCGGCTCGATCGCCCTGCTTCCGAAATTTTTTCAGACTACGATGTCCAAATGAAATTTTACGTGACTCTTTGTGCGAGTCTCGCGCCGGAGCAGGACGAATTCGACGCCACTATAATATTCACGCGCGAGCCGGGGAAATATCTTACAAAGAAGTACACGCGGACGGAGATCGGTGAATTCGAAAAAGAGATGGAAGGAATGATTCGCGAGATAAAGAAAATAGAATCGCCGAGCGGCTTTATTCCGGGCGGGCTGGAGAAGTCTCTGCCGGTCCGTACTCCGCATTGTCAGGAGTGCGACTATTATTCGGGGAAGAGTTGCCTGTTGGGAAAGGGAGCGAGGGGTTAG
- a CDS encoding ATP-binding protein: MKKFDLNIEKVLEDWEVYHAIREVIANALDEQVLTGTKDIQIFQDGDSDWHIRDFGRGLSYDHLTQNENEEKLKNPQLIGKFGVGLKDALATFDRRGIKVLIKSKFNDITLGKSEKQDFEDIITLHANLSDATDPEIVGTDFVLQGCAKTDVDKAKNLFLKFSGETSLEETQYGEVLQKKINSGIIYLNGVKVAEEDNFLFSYNITSLTAAIKKALNRERTNVGRTAYSERVKSILLASKGKIVAERMVNDLRQFQTGTIHDELKWADVSAHATKILNSQERVVFITPSQLIQAPKYVDEAKKAGFEIVTIPDNVKDKISGQKDFSGNVIQDLSQFQTDWNDSFQFKFIEPHSLMPSEKAIYDAVPGIVEQIGGLPNNVKHIKISETMRMESFAFVEAAGLWDPATSSIIIKRTELRSLEQFAGTLLHEIGHARSGASDISSEFEKSLTELLGKTGSRIGDSQRKSSVFSRIFGV, encoded by the coding sequence ATGAAGAAGTTTGATCTTAACATAGAAAAAGTTCTTGAGGATTGGGAAGTTTACCACGCTATTAGGGAGGTTATCGCCAATGCTCTTGATGAGCAGGTTCTGACTGGAACTAAGGATATCCAAATCTTTCAGGATGGAGACAGCGACTGGCATATTCGTGACTTTGGTCGCGGTTTGAGTTATGATCACCTTACTCAAAACGAGAACGAAGAAAAACTGAAGAATCCGCAGTTGATCGGTAAGTTCGGAGTTGGCCTGAAAGATGCGTTGGCAACCTTTGATCGAAGAGGAATCAAGGTGTTGATAAAATCTAAGTTCAACGATATAACACTTGGGAAATCTGAAAAGCAAGATTTCGAGGACATCATCACATTGCACGCCAATCTTTCCGACGCTACGGACCCCGAGATAGTTGGTACTGATTTCGTTTTACAGGGTTGTGCGAAAACGGATGTCGATAAAGCAAAGAACCTATTTCTGAAATTCTCGGGTGAAACCTCTTTAGAAGAAACTCAATATGGAGAAGTTCTTCAAAAGAAGATCAACTCAGGCATTATATACTTAAACGGAGTCAAGGTTGCTGAAGAGGACAATTTCTTGTTCTCCTATAATATTACCTCGTTGACTGCGGCGATTAAGAAAGCCCTTAACAGAGAGAGAACAAACGTTGGGCGGACAGCATATTCAGAGAGAGTAAAATCTATTTTACTTGCTTCTAAAGGGAAAATTGTAGCCGAGCGTATGGTAAACGACCTGCGCCAGTTTCAAACCGGTACTATTCACGATGAACTCAAATGGGCAGATGTATCAGCGCATGCCACCAAGATTTTGAATTCACAGGAAAGGGTAGTATTTATCACTCCATCCCAGCTTATACAGGCACCCAAATATGTCGATGAGGCGAAGAAAGCAGGTTTTGAAATAGTCACAATCCCCGACAACGTGAAAGACAAGATTTCAGGCCAGAAAGATTTTTCTGGCAATGTGATTCAAGACTTATCACAATTCCAGACAGATTGGAACGATAGTTTTCAATTCAAGTTTATCGAACCACATTCTCTAATGCCATCGGAAAAGGCAATTTATGATGCAGTTCCAGGAATTGTCGAACAGATAGGCGGACTGCCAAACAACGTGAAACATATAAAGATTTCTGAGACGATGAGAATGGAATCCTTTGCCTTTGTGGAAGCAGCGGGGCTTTGGGATCCTGCTACATCTAGTATCATCATTAAACGAACTGAACTTAGGAGTTTGGAACAGTTTGCTGGAACATTGCTCCATGAAATAGGCCATGCGCGCAGTGGTGCATCTGATATATCAAGCGAATTTGAAAAATCGCTGACCGAACTTCTGGGAAAGACGGGATCACGAATCGGAGATAGTCAGCGCAAGTCGAGTGTATTTTCAAGGATATTCGGTGTTTAA
- a CDS encoding ribonuclease H-like domain-containing protein yields the protein MAAVVFDIETAGFPPEDFDKAQIDYLMKNAEKEDDDEKRQEARDELIKQFNLWPLTARIVAISLLNVESGSGSSLYMADEESETERKDGDKTFTYVAGDERRILEKFWEYISHFDDYITFNGRSFDCPFIMLRSAILGIKPTRDLMAGTRYQMPHHVDLLEELSYHGATRRFNLDFYCKSFGIESPKSHGMTGYDINDYFRQKKFVDIAEYCMGDVIATAQLYRKWKELLTGIKW from the coding sequence ATGGCGGCGGTTGTATTCGATATTGAAACGGCGGGGTTCCCGCCTGAGGATTTCGACAAGGCTCAGATCGATTACCTTATGAAGAACGCTGAGAAAGAGGACGACGACGAGAAGCGCCAGGAAGCGCGCGACGAACTCATTAAGCAGTTCAATCTCTGGCCCCTCACAGCCAGGATAGTGGCGATCTCTCTTCTCAATGTCGAGTCCGGGAGCGGCAGCTCTCTGTACATGGCGGATGAAGAATCGGAGACGGAGCGGAAAGACGGCGACAAAACATTCACGTACGTTGCCGGGGACGAGAGGAGAATACTCGAGAAATTCTGGGAATACATTTCACATTTTGACGACTACATTACATTCAACGGCAGGAGCTTCGACTGTCCGTTTATAATGCTTCGCTCGGCGATACTCGGAATCAAGCCAACGAGGGACCTGATGGCGGGAACCAGGTACCAGATGCCGCACCATGTCGACCTTCTCGAGGAGTTAAGCTACCACGGGGCTACACGGCGATTCAATCTCGACTTCTACTGCAAGTCCTTCGGGATTGAGAGTCCCAAGTCGCACGGCATGACGGGATACGACATCAACGATTACTTCCGGCAGAAGAAGTTTGTCGATATCGCCGAGTACTGCATGGGCGACGTGATAGCCACGGCGCAACTCTACAGGAAATGGAAGGAACTCCTCACCGGTATAAAATGGTAG
- a CDS encoding DUF2721 domain-containing protein, whose protein sequence is MLGSDQSLDASKLIQLMLSPAVMISACGLLLLGANNKYSSVLNRIRLINDEKRRLTSRAVDRNFTPEENLRLESTARQLKHLGERARLVRNSVMSYSIAAAFFVLSSLLLGVALFQGFVELHYLSTGAFLIGMVMVFSGVVFGVLESKKGYDIVQLEINAEQ, encoded by the coding sequence ATGTTAGGATCAGATCAAAGTCTGGACGCGTCGAAACTTATCCAGTTAATGCTGTCGCCTGCGGTGATGATTAGCGCGTGCGGACTCCTCCTTCTCGGCGCGAACAATAAGTACTCGAGCGTTCTCAACCGGATTCGACTCATAAACGACGAGAAGCGACGGCTTACAAGCCGAGCGGTCGACCGCAACTTCACCCCCGAGGAAAATCTTCGCCTCGAGAGCACCGCCAGACAGTTGAAGCATCTCGGTGAGCGCGCGAGACTCGTGAGAAACTCCGTCATGAGCTATTCCATCGCGGCCGCTTTCTTCGTCCTGAGCTCGCTTCTCCTTGGAGTCGCTCTGTTCCAGGGGTTCGTGGAGCTTCATTATCTCTCGACAGGTGCTTTCCTCATCGGCATGGTCATGGTTTTCTCCGGAGTCGTATTCGGCGTGCTGGAGTCGAAGAAGGGCTACGACATTGTCCAGCTCGAGATAAACGCGGAACAGTAG
- a CDS encoding S9 family peptidase, with protein MLKRAAVSFLALLLFQTLTNAQKRPITVEDMWKMNRVSAPQVSPDGKTVAYVITSYDMEQNKGTSRIYLVPVGGGESSELSNGMKSSSDPVWSPDGKDLAFVADDSTGTSQIYISTATGSNVTELTHIALGTGGLLWSPDGKYIAFTSDVYPDCNSDSCNAVRAKQVEESKVKAKLFTSLPYRVWNYWKDGKRSHLFVVNVDSSTTVDLTPGDYDTPPIDLGGRMDYAFSPDSKEVCFVRNTDRMVAVSTNNDLFTVSVTGGKANRITTNPSNDNQPLYSPDGRYIAYRAQLTAGFESDRSRLMLYDRKDGTIINLTDKYDRSVDEVIWSPDSKNLYFNSDDEGYHNIYRADATSGRVTKITDKFTATDLSITPDGSGLIFLKQTVTHPNDIYGLDLSSRSLTQLTHANDVLLGQLDMNPWEPFWFKGADGTRVEGFIIKPPNFDPHAKYPMVYLVHGGPQGQWLDEFHYRWNAELFAAPGYVAVMVNPRGSTGYGQEFTNEISGDWGGRVFTDLMNGVDYVTSHYSFIDRNRIAAAGASYGGYMMNWMEGHNDRGIFKCLVSHDGVYDAASMFGSTEELWFPIWELKGTPWSNPTLYHKWSPSSYVQNFKTPMLVIHSQNDFRLDVSQGFQLFTALQMQGVPSEMLYFPNEYHFVVKPQDSKLWYHTVLNWIGKYIAR; from the coding sequence ATGTTGAAGAGAGCCGCAGTATCATTTCTCGCTCTTCTCCTTTTTCAAACACTTACAAACGCGCAGAAGCGCCCGATAACCGTCGAAGATATGTGGAAGATGAATAGAGTCTCCGCTCCGCAAGTCTCTCCCGACGGAAAAACCGTTGCGTATGTCATCACGTCATACGATATGGAACAGAACAAAGGAACATCCAGGATCTATCTTGTCCCGGTTGGCGGAGGCGAATCGAGCGAGTTAAGCAACGGCATGAAGTCGAGCAGCGATCCGGTCTGGTCGCCCGACGGAAAAGATCTAGCATTTGTTGCCGACGACTCGACAGGGACATCGCAGATCTATATTTCAACTGCAACCGGTTCGAATGTCACGGAGCTGACACATATTGCACTTGGCACGGGCGGTCTCCTGTGGTCGCCGGACGGGAAGTACATTGCATTCACTTCGGATGTTTATCCGGATTGCAATTCGGATTCGTGCAATGCCGTGCGTGCCAAGCAAGTCGAAGAGAGCAAGGTGAAGGCAAAATTATTCACGAGCCTACCATACAGAGTCTGGAATTACTGGAAAGACGGCAAGCGGAGTCATCTCTTCGTGGTCAATGTCGACAGCAGCACGACAGTCGACCTGACACCCGGCGATTACGACACGCCGCCGATCGATCTTGGTGGAAGAATGGATTACGCGTTCTCTCCCGACAGCAAGGAAGTGTGTTTTGTGCGCAACACAGATCGCATGGTAGCGGTAAGCACGAACAACGATCTCTTCACCGTCAGTGTCACGGGCGGAAAGGCAAATAGAATTACCACAAACCCGTCGAACGACAATCAACCTCTTTACTCACCCGACGGGAGATATATAGCTTATCGTGCGCAATTGACCGCGGGATTTGAATCTGACAGGTCGCGACTAATGCTGTACGACAGGAAGGATGGAACCATCATAAACCTCACGGACAAATACGATCGATCCGTGGATGAAGTCATCTGGTCTCCGGACAGCAAGAACCTCTACTTCAACTCAGACGACGAAGGCTATCATAATATTTATCGGGCTGACGCGACTTCAGGACGGGTCACGAAAATCACGGACAAGTTCACCGCGACAGATCTCTCGATAACGCCCGACGGAAGCGGATTGATTTTTCTGAAACAGACAGTTACTCATCCGAATGATATTTATGGGCTCGATCTTTCATCCCGGTCGCTAACCCAGCTCACTCACGCAAACGACGTACTCCTCGGTCAGCTCGACATGAATCCGTGGGAGCCGTTCTGGTTCAAGGGAGCGGACGGGACGAGAGTCGAAGGGTTTATTATCAAGCCGCCCAACTTCGATCCGCACGCCAAGTACCCGATGGTGTATCTCGTCCACGGAGGTCCGCAGGGACAATGGCTGGACGAATTCCACTACAGGTGGAACGCCGAGCTTTTCGCTGCGCCGGGATATGTGGCTGTCATGGTTAACCCGCGCGGCTCGACCGGTTACGGCCAGGAATTTACAAACGAGATAAGCGGAGACTGGGGAGGGAGAGTCTTCACCGACTTGATGAACGGAGTCGATTACGTCACCAGTCATTATTCATTTATAGACAGAAACAGGATCGCGGCCGCGGGCGCTTCGTACGGCGGTTACATGATGAATTGGATGGAAGGCCACAACGACAGGGGAATATTCAAATGTCTTGTGAGCCACGATGGAGTGTATGACGCGGCGAGCATGTTCGGGTCGACGGAAGAATTGTGGTTCCCGATCTGGGAGTTGAAAGGCACGCCCTGGTCGAACCCGACCTTGTATCACAAATGGTCTCCAAGCAGTTACGTCCAGAACTTCAAGACGCCGATGCTCGTGATCCACAGCCAGAACGATTTCCGGCTCGACGTGAGCCAGGGCTTCCAGCTCTTTACGGCGCTGCAGATGCAGGGAGTTCCGTCCGAAATGCTCTATTTCCCGAACGAATATCATTTCGTCGTAAAGCCGCAGGACTCCAAGTTGTGGTACCATACTGTCCTCAACTGGATCGGGAAATACATTGCTCGATGA